One Corvus moneduloides isolate bCorMon1 chromosome Z, bCorMon1.pri, whole genome shotgun sequence genomic window carries:
- the CCNH gene encoding cyclin-H has translation MFHSSTQRRHWTFRGGEELARRRAEGNRRARARAAASGKVPQGDPVLLEPHEELALCKYYEKRLLDFCAAFKPAMPRSVVGTACMYFKRFYLNNSVMEYHPRIIMLTCAFLACKVDEFNVSSAQFVGNLRESPLGQEKALEQILEYELLLIQELNFHLIIHNPYRPFEGFLIDIKTRYPVLENPEVLRKTADDFLNRVALTDAYLLFTPSQIALTAILSSGSRAGINMESYLSESLMLKENRSTLSRLLDDMKCMKNLIKRYELPRPEEVAALKQKLEKCHSLELSFNTNLKKRKGYEDDEYVTKKCKMDEEEWTDDDLVDSALL, from the exons ATGTTCCACAGCAGCACGCAGCGCCGGCACTGGACCTTTCGCGGCGGGGAGGAACTGGCGCGGCGCCGCGCCGAGGGGAACCGCCGGGCCCGGGCCAGGGCGGCGGCCAGCGGGAAG GTGCCGCAGGGCGACCCGGTGCTGCTGGAGCCGCACGAGGAGCTGGCGCTATGCAAGTACTACGAGAAGCGGCTGCTGGACTTCTGCGCCGCGTTCAAGCCGGCGATGCCGCGGTCCGTTGTG gGAACAGCTTGCATGTATTTCAAACGTTTTTACCTCAATAACTCAGTGATGGAGTATCATCCTCGGATAATAAT GCTGACATGTGCATTTTTGGCCTGTAAAGTAGATGAATTTAATGTATCCAGTGCACAGTTTGTTGGTAACCTTCGAGAAAGTCCTCTTGGACAGGAAAAAGCTCTTGAACAAATACTGGAATATGAACTGCTACTTATTCAGGAATTGAACTTCCATCTTATCATCCACAATCCATACAGGCCATTTGAGGGATTTCTAATTGATATTAAG ACTCGCTATCCAGTGCTGGAAAATCCTGAAGTTCTGAGGAAAACAGCTGATGACTTCCTTAATCGAGTGGCTCTGACAGATGCGTATCTGCTCTTTACGCCCTCACAGATAGCTCTCACTGCCATATTATCTAGTGGCTCAAGAGCAGGAATTAATATGGAGAg CTATTTATCAGAAAGTCTgatgctgaaagaaaacagatcaACCTTATCCAGATTACTAGATGACATGAAAT GCATGAAAAATCTCATAAAACGATACGAACTGCCGAGGCCTGAAGAGGTTGCTGCTCTAAAACAGAAGTTAGAGAAGTGTCACAGTTTGGAGCTTTCATTTAATACAAACCT gaagaagaggaaaggctATGAAGATGATGAATATGTcacaaagaaatgtaaaatggaTGAG